A genome region from Bacillota bacterium includes the following:
- a CDS encoding glycosyltransferase family 2 protein, whose product MPVYNEERSAEGVLRRVLQASPDADVLVVDDGSTDGTPRIVGRFPGIRVLRHPTNLGYGRALMDAFQWALRGGYRHLVTIDCDEQHEPELIPSFFATLAEGWDIVSGSRYLRPLPGEGQPPLDRLAINRAFTRRINELTGFGITDAFCGFKGYRVEALQRLHLAEPGYGMPLEVWVEAWRHGLSVVEVPVPLIYKVNFERRFGGSLDEPVMRRRYYEEVLRRALSGEACRRLSAPGRSAGCRC is encoded by the coding sequence ATCCCCGTTTACAACGAGGAGCGTTCGGCCGAGGGCGTTCTGCGCAGGGTGCTGCAGGCTTCGCCTGACGCCGACGTGCTGGTGGTGGACGACGGTTCAACCGATGGTACGCCGCGCATCGTGGGGCGCTTTCCCGGCATCCGGGTGCTGCGGCATCCGACGAACCTCGGCTACGGCCGTGCGCTGATGGACGCCTTCCAGTGGGCCCTCCGCGGCGGCTACCGGCACCTGGTCACCATCGACTGTGACGAGCAGCACGAGCCGGAACTCATCCCTTCCTTCTTCGCCACCCTGGCCGAAGGGTGGGACATCGTGTCGGGCAGCCGCTATTTGCGGCCGCTTCCGGGGGAGGGGCAGCCGCCGCTGGATCGGCTCGCCATCAACCGCGCTTTCACGCGCCGCATCAACGAACTGACCGGGTTCGGCATCACCGATGCGTTCTGCGGGTTCAAGGGGTACCGGGTCGAGGCCCTGCAGCGGCTGCATCTGGCCGAGCCGGGGTACGGCATGCCGCTGGAGGTCTGGGTGGAGGCGTGGCGGCACGGGCTGAGCGTGGTGGAGGTGCCGGTGCCGCTGATTTACAAGGTGAACTTCGAGCGCCGCTTCGGCGGCAGCCTCGACGAACCGGTGATGCGCCGCCGCTACTACGAGGAGGTGCTGC